ATCCCACTGCCGCATTCGGCGCCTTCTATGAAGACGTCACCTTCCCGAGCCAGGACGGAGATACTGCACTGTCGGGCTGGTACATTCCAGCTATTCCAGCTGCCGATCCTTCTTCCGGCGCGATATCAAGCCGTCAGACCGTCGTCTTCTCCCACGGCTATGGCGGCAACCGCGAGGAAATATGGGTGCCGATCTATGATCTGGCTCAAGCGGCCCATCGCGAGGGCTACAACGTACTCATGTTCGACTACGGCTACGTACAGCCGCAATGGAACGTAACCGGCGGCGTGCGCGAATCGCAGGAGCTACTCGGTGCGGTGCAATATGCGAAGGAACGCGGCGCGGAGCAAGTCTATGTATGGGGCTTCTCGATGGGAGCCGGTACAGCACTGCAAGCGGCGCTGCAGACGGAGGATATCGATGGGATGATTCTGGACAGCACGTTCGTGCTGGAGCCTGATACGCTTTATCATAACATGAAGCAGGCGGCCAATCTACCCAGATTCTCCCAACCGCTGGTGCACATGTTCTTCCCAATCGTGAACGGCGTCAGCCTTAATCAAATACCTTATCGCAAGGTGAAATCGACCGCTTACCCGATCCCGATTCTGTTCATCCACGGCAAGCAGGACGCCCGTGCGCCATATGAGCTGGTCGAGGGCATATTCGCCGAGCAGAAGGTAACTTCCGGCTCGGGGCTGTGGCTGCTCGAGGATGACGGTCATGAGCTCATCTACCGTGCGCATAAGCGTACGTATTTGCAAATGACGACAGGCTTTCTCCGCACACTGACTGGCGGGTCTGCAGCTCAGACTGCCACAGCCAGCACACACTAGCATACGTCCTTCAGTCTTTTTTATCACATATCACCCAAGCCTCTCCGAATACAATGACGCTGTGAGCATCAGGGTCGATCAGCCGACTATAGCTGGACACCATTCGGGGAGGAATGACCGCATGCTATTTGTATATGGAACGATGATGCCTATGCGTATATTGGAGGAAATTCGTTTTTGGAAAATGCAAGAAAGAGAGCACACCGTCGTCATCCGCGAGCTCGTGCCGAATCTCGAGCCGGAATATGTGAAGCTGCTTGAGCAATGGGAGGGCGTCTTCGCCAAGACGGAGGCGGACGCTGGACGCTGGATCGAGGCGGTCATTCGCTCAGGTGTAGCCGTAACCCCGCACATAATGGCGAAAGTGAACGAGCTGCTGCAGTACTCCACCTTGCAATCGCAGTCATTCATTCAGCAGCTGTTCCTCATGCTTGACAAAAGCGCCCCGATCCAAGCTAGCCCTGTTATCCGGGCCGTGATGCTGCACATCATCCGCGAGTCCGAATATTTCCTCGGGGTGCTGTCAGCCGTGCAAGGAGCGGCAGCGATCGGCGGTCCGCGAGCGATCGACCCGATGTATCCACAGCCGCATTCACCTGCATCAGCAGCTTCCACATCGGCATCTGTATCTACTCCTACTCCTACATATGCTTCCACACTTTCCACCACACCTGCTCACGCACCTCATCCCATAGCTGCATACACTTCCTTGTCCCTACAGACTGCCGCCCCCGAGACAAGACCTGAGGCCAAGCTAGCCTATCTCCATCATATTGAACGCAGCGAGGAGACTGTACCGGTCGAGCCGTATACGGCGACGAACGAAGGAACCTGGTCAGGCAGCATACGTCCAGGGGCGCCTGTCAAGCCAGTGCC
Above is a genomic segment from Paenibacillus sp. YYML68 containing:
- a CDS encoding alpha/beta hydrolase; translated protein: MKTDSVTTTPIHTGSIEIASKQTLSLRRRKGWLIALLSAGLLLLSLALSFHAYVAWTLARPHIDPLQSNPTAAFGAFYEDVTFPSQDGDTALSGWYIPAIPAADPSSGAISSRQTVVFSHGYGGNREEIWVPIYDLAQAAHREGYNVLMFDYGYVQPQWNVTGGVRESQELLGAVQYAKERGAEQVYVWGFSMGAGTALQAALQTEDIDGMILDSTFVLEPDTLYHNMKQAANLPRFSQPLVHMFFPIVNGVSLNQIPYRKVKSTAYPIPILFIHGKQDARAPYELVEGIFAEQKVTSGSGLWLLEDDGHELIYRAHKRTYLQMTTGFLRTLTGGSAAQTATASTH
- a CDS encoding Fe-Mn family superoxide dismutase, coding for MLFVYGTMMPMRILEEIRFWKMQEREHTVVIRELVPNLEPEYVKLLEQWEGVFAKTEADAGRWIEAVIRSGVAVTPHIMAKVNELLQYSTLQSQSFIQQLFLMLDKSAPIQASPVIRAVMLHIIRESEYFLGVLSAVQGAAAIGGPRAIDPMYPQPHSPASAASTSASVSTPTPTYASTLSTTPAHAPHPIAAYTSLSLQTAAPETRPEAKLAYLHHIERSEETVPVEPYTATNEGTWSGSIRPGAPVKPVPIGGHKLPPLPYSYEALEPHIDAETMRLHHDKHHQSYVDGLNQAEKQLAKTRETGDYDLIKHWEREIAFNGAGHYLHTIFWNVMKPGGGGKATGPIAAEIKRSFGSFEAFQKHFSAAAEKVEGSGWAILVWSPRSHRLEILQAEKHQNLSQWDVIPLLVLDVWEHSYYLKYKNQRAKYIEAWWNTINWDHVNERFAAAQQLMWLPY